A single genomic interval of Cicer arietinum cultivar CDC Frontier isolate Library 1 unplaced genomic scaffold, Cicar.CDCFrontier_v2.0 Ca_scaffold_5735_v2.0, whole genome shotgun sequence harbors:
- the LOC101509727 gene encoding uncharacterized protein, which yields MDTKTQTAADRVYEDFEPPHEWDKNDGRFTVMLPGYTRDQMKVQVTSKPALRLMGERQTFLNRWRRFKLEFPIPSDYNTDSVTATFEGGKLTVKFAKLNKPKETTTNPPEEAPRRKEQTTTTNPPEEARRPKEPTTTTTNPREEAPRPEEPSQKVDEQKGVQEGTPKATEEKAETKTDDVSDQNTPPQMEAAKIDKVAEKVTTDGSTETTDAATSVAPKTKGAKFVARTKTRFIDFSLSKALSNQDENEAVGVSTAGLNKWKKLVAWIMLIFLVVGVGLYCRNAFRSSQEEWNNFEELLLSPY from the exons ATGGATACAAAGACACAGACAGCAGCTGATCGTGTCTATGAAGACTTTGAACCACCTCATGAATGGGATAAAAATGATGGGCGTTTCACTGTTATGCTGCCAG GATACACAAGGGATCAAATGAAGGTTCAAGTGACCTCAAAACCTGCCCTAAGGCTGATGGGTGAACGACAGACCTTTCTGAATAGATGGCGTCGTTTCAAATTAGAATTTCCCATTCCTTCTGATTATAACACAGACAGTGTGACTGCAACATTTGAGGGTGGCAAATTAACTGTTAAATTTGCCAAACTGAATAAGCCAAAGGAAACAACAACAAATCCTCCAGAAGAAGCTCCAAGGCGAAAGgaacaaacaacaacaacaaatccTCCAGAAGAAGCTCGAAGGCCAAAGgaaccaacaacaacaacaacaaatccACGAGAAGAAGCTCCAAGGCCAGAGGAACCATCACAAAAGGTTGATGAGCAAAAGGGTGTTCAAGAGGGCACCCCAAAAGCGACAGAAGAGAAAGCAGAAACAAAGACTGATGATGTCTCTGATCAAAATACACCACCACAGATGGAGGCAGCTAAAATAGACAAAGTGGCTGAGAAAGTGACCACTGATGGCTCAACAGAGACAACAGATGCAGCAACCTCTGTAGCTCCAAAAACCAAAGGTGCCAAGTTTGTTGCAAGAACCAAAACTAGGTTTATAGATTTCTCTCTCTCTAAGGCACTCTCTAATCAGGATGAAAATGAAGCCGTTGGAGTTTCGACCGCAGGGCTTAACAAGTGGAAGAAATTGGTCGCATGGATCATGCTCATCTTCTTGGTCGTGGGTGTTGGGCTTTATTGTAGAAATGCTTTCAGATCATCTCAGGAAGAATGGAACAACTTCGAAGAGCTGTTATTATCCCCTTACTGA